One window of Gymnogyps californianus isolate 813 chromosome 10, ASM1813914v2, whole genome shotgun sequence genomic DNA carries:
- the TRIP12 gene encoding E3 ubiquitin-protein ligase TRIP12 isoform X5 — MSNRPNNNPGGSLRRSQRNSAGAQPQDDAVGGRSHLGQAKHKAHSPPESRKSISKTPKVQSNTTSEQSKGHFSKRGCSSSAVLIPQQEDPERVNTSEKQKTGQVPKKDNSRGVKRSASPDYRRTNSPSSAKKPKALQHSETSLETNKPHTKSKRRHLDQEQPKSTQLPSTSKAHTRKGGAAGSSRSQKRKRTENLSCIKSGSAVESTGAEEKSAKLSKLASKSVTSAKAGCSTITDSSSSASTSSSSSAVASASSTVPQGARVKQGKDQNKARRSRSASSPSPRRSSRDKEPSKTGGSSKFDWAARFSPKVSLPKTKLSLPGSSKSEASKPGPSGLQAKLASLRKSTKKRSESPPAELPSLRRSTRQKTTGSCASTSRRGSGLGKRGAAEARRQEKMADPDNNQDGVNSSAARTDEAPQGAAASSSVAGAVGMTTSGESESDDSEMGRLQALLEARGLPPHLFGPLGPRMSQLFHRTIGSGASKQSSKAQQLLQGLQATDESQQLQAVIEMCQLLVMGNEETLGGFPVKSVVPALMNHACRALTYMMEALPRSSAVVVDAIPVFLEKLQVIQCIDVAEQALTALEMLSRRHSKAILQAGGLADCLLYLEFFSINAQRNALAIAANCCQSITPDEFHFVADSLPLLTQRLTHQDKKSVESTCLCFARLVDNFQHEENLLQQVASKDLLTNIQQLLVVTPPILSSGMFIMVVRMFSLMCSNCPTLAVQLMKQNIAETLHFLLCGASNGSCQEQIDLVPRSPQELYELTSLICELMPCLPKEGIFAVDTMLKKGNAQNTDGAIWQWRDDRGLWHPYNRIDSRIIEAAHQVGEDEISLSTLGRVYTIDFNSMQQINEDTGTARAIQRKPNPLANTNTSGHSELKKDDARAQLMKEDPELAKSFIKTLFGVLYEVYSSSAGPAVRHKCLRAILRIIYFADAELLKDVLKNHAVSSHIASMLSSQDLKIVVGALQMAEILMQKLPDIFSVYFRREGVMHQVKNLAESEALLTSPPKVCTNGSGMLGTTTTISTGTATAASNAAADLGSPSLQHSREDSLDLSPQGRLSDVLKRKRLPKRGPRRPKYSPPRDDDKVDNQAKSPTTTQSPKSSFLASLNPKTWGRLSTQSNSNNIEPARTAGVSGLARAASKDTISNNREKIKGWIKEQAHKFVERYFSSENMDGSNPALNVLQRLCTATEQLNLQVDGGTECLVEIRSIVSESDVSSFEIQHSGFVKQLLLYLTSKSEKDAVSRDIRLKRFLHVFFSSPLPGEEPLGRLEPLENAPLLALVHKMNNCLSQMEQFPVKVHDFPSGNGTGSSFSLNRGSQALKFFNTHQLKCQLQRHPDCANVKQWKGGPVKIDPLALVQAIERYLVVRGYGRVREDDEDSDDDGSDEEIDESLAAQFLNSGNVRHRLQFYIGDHLLPYNMTVYQAVRQYSLQAEEERESTDDESNPLGRAGIWTKTHTIWYKPVREDEDGNKDCVGGKRGRAQTAPTKTSPRNSKKHDELWHDGVCPSVLNPLEVYLISSPPENITFEDPSLDVILLLRVLHAISRYWYYLYDNAICKEIIPTSEFINSKLTAKANRQLQDPLVIMTGNIPTWLTELGKTCPFFFPFDTRQMLFYVTAFDRDRAMQRLLDTNPEINQSDSQDSRVAPRLDRKKRTVNRDELLKQAESVMQDLGSSRAMLEIQYENEVGTGLGPTLEFYALVSQELQRADLGLWRGEEVTLANPKGSQEGTKYIHNLQGLFALPFGRTAKPAHIAKVKMKFRFLGKLMAKAIMDFRLVDLPLGLPFYKWMLRQETSLTSHDLFSIDPVVAKSIYHLEDIVRQKKRLEQDKTQTKESLQYALEALTMNGCSVEDLGLDFTLPGFPNIELKKGGKDTPVTIHNLEEYLRLVIFWALNEGVARQFDSFRDGFESVFPLSHLQYFYPEELEQLLCGSKTDTWDAKTLMECCRPDHGYTHDSRAVKYLFEILSSFDSEQQRLFLQFVTGSPRLPVGGFRSLNPPLTIVRKTFESTENPDDFLPSVMTCVNYLKLPDYSTIEIMREKLLIAAREGQQSFHLS; from the exons TTAGGGCAGGCAAAACATAAGGCACATAGCCCTCCTGAGAGTAGAAAATCTATTTCAAAGACACCCAAAGTGCAGTCTAATACTACTTCTGAGCAGTCCAAGGGACACTTTTCTAAAAG AGGCTGTAGTTCATCTGCTGTTTTAATACCACAACAAGAAGATCCAGAGAGAGTCaatacttcagaaaagcaaaaaacgGGGCAAGTGCCTAAGAAAGACAATTCTCGAGGAGTTAAACGCAGTGCTAGTCCAGATTACAGGAGGACCAATTCTCCTAGCTCtgctaaaaaacccaaagcacttCAACACAGTGAAACTTCCTTGGAAACTAACAAGCCACATACTAAATCTAAGAGAAGACACTTAGACCAAGAACAGCCGAAGTCTACACAATTGCCATCAACAAGCAAGGCTCACACCAGAAAGGGTGGAGCTGCTGGTAGCTCCCGaagtcagaaaaggaaaaggacagagaatcTGTCTTGTATAAAGAGTGGTTCAGCGGTTGAATCAACTGGCGCTGAAGAGAAGTCAGCAAAACTCTCCAAGCTGGCTTCAAAATCGGTGACCTCAGCCAAAGCTGGGTGTAGCACCATCACTGATTCTTCTTCTTCAGCTtccacatcctcctcctcttctgctgttGCCTCTGCTTCTTCTACTGTTCCTCAGGGTGCCAGAGTGAAACAGGGAAAGGACCAGAATAAGGCTAGGCGTTCCCGTTCTGCATCCAGCCCCAGTCCAAGAAGGAGTAGCAGGGACAAAGAACCGAGTAAAACAGGTGGCTCTTCAAAGTTTGACTGGGCTGCTCGATTCAGCCCAAAAGTCAGTCTCCCTAAAACAAAACTGTCTCTACCAGGCTCTTCCAAGTCAGAGGCATCAAAACCTGGACCTTCAGGACTACAGGCTAAGCTAGCAA GTCTAAGAAAATCTACAAAGAAGCGCAGTGAATCACCACCTGCTGAGCTCCCCAGTTTGCGGCGGAGCACACGGCAAAAGACCACGGGCTCCTGTGCTAGCACCAG TCGGCGAGGCTCTGGCCTGGGCAAAAGAGGAGCAGCTGAAGCTCGCCGACAGGAGAAGATGGCTGATCCTGACAACAACCAGGATGGAGTTAACTCCTCAGCTGCGCGTACGGATGaggctccccagggagctgcag cttcTAGTTCTGTTGCTGGGGCTGTAGGTATGACAACCTCTGGAGAAAGTGAGTCAGATGATTCTGAGATGGGAAGACTACAAG CTCTATTAGAGGCTAGGGGTCTTCCTCCTCACCTGTTTGGCCCTCTTGGTCCTCGGATGTCGCAGCTCTTCCACAGGACAATTGGAAGTGGAGCTAGTAAGCAAA GTTCTAAAGCCCAACAGCTTTTACAAGGTCTCCAAGCCACTGATGAAAGTCAGCAACTACAGGCAGTGATTGAGATGTGCCAGCTGTTGGTCAtgggaaatgaagaaacattAGGAGGATTTCCAGTCAAGAGTGTTGTACCAGCTTTG ATGAACCATGCATGTCGGGCCTTAACATACATGATGGAGGCACTTCCCAGATCGTCTGCTGTAGTGGTAGATGCAATTCCTGTCTTCTTGGAAAAG CTGCAGGTTATTCAGTGCATTGATGTGGCAGAGCAGGCGCTTACAGCCCTGGAGATGTTATCACGCAGGCATAGTAAAGCCATTCTGCAGGCA gGTGGGTTGGCAGACTGTTTGCTGTATCTGGAATTCTTCAGTATAAATGCACAGAGGAATGCACTAGCTATTGCTGCCAACTGCTGCCAGAGTATAACACCTGATGAGTTTCACTTTGTGGCAGACTCTTTGCCACTGCTTACACAAAGGTTAACCCATCAG GACAAAAAGTCTGTTGAAAGCACTTGTCTCTGTTTTGCACGGCTAGTGGACAACTTCCAGCATGAGGAG AACTTGCTCCAGCAGGTTGCTTCCAAGGACTTGTTAACGAATATCCAGCAACTCTTGGTAGTGACGCCTCCTATCCTGAGCTCAGGAATGTTCATCATGGTGGTGCGCATGTTTTCCTTAATGTGCTCCAATTGCCCAACGCTTGCAGTCCAACTTATGAAGCAAA ATATTGCAGAAACACTTCACTTCCTCCTTTGTGGAGCCTCAAATGGGAGCTGTCAAGAACAAATTGACCTTGTTCCACGAAGTCCTCAAGAACTTTATGAGCTTACTTCTCTTATCTG TGAACTGATGCCTTGCCTGCCAAAAGAGGGAATCTTTGCTGTTGATACTAtgctgaagaaaggaaatgcgCAAAACACAGATGGTGCAATATGGCAATGGCGAGATGACAGGGGTCTCTGGCATCCCTATAACAGGATTGATAGTCGAATAATAGAG GCAGCTCATCAGGTTGGTGAGGATGAGATAAGCCTGTCTACACTTGGGCGTGTCTATACTATTGATTTTAACTCTATGCAGCAAATAAATGAGGATACTGGAACAGCACGTGCCATTCAGCGAAAACCAAACCCTTTAGCCAATACAAACACTA GTGGACATTCAGAATTGAAGAAGGATGATGCTCGAGCACAACTAATGAAAGAGGACCCAGAACTGGCAAAATCCTTTATCAAAACATTGTTTGGTGTTCTTTATGAAGTATATAGTTCTTCAGCTGGACCTGCTGTTAGACACAAGTGCCTTAGAGCAATTCTTaggataatttattttgctgatgcTGAACTTCTGAAGGATGTGCTGAAAAACCATGCTGTTTCAAG TCATATTGCCTCCATGCTGTCAAGTCAAGACCTTAAGATAGTAGTTGGAGCCCTGCAGATGGCAgagattttaatgcaaaagctACCTGACATTTTTAGTGTTTACTTCAGAAGAGAAG GGGTGATGCACCAAGTGAAAAACTTAGCAGAGTCTGAGGCTTTGCTAACAAGCCCACCAAAAGTATGCACTAATGGATCAGGAATGCTGGGTACCACTACAACAATAAGTACTGGAACAGCCACTGCTGCCAGTAATGCAGCTGCAGATTTGGGCTCCCCCAGCTTACAACACAGCCGGGAGGATTCTTTGGATCTGAGCCCACAGGG ACGACTGAGCGACgttctaaagagaaaaagactgcCAAAACGAGGGCCAAGGAGACCAAAATACTCTCCTCCAAGAGATGATGACAAAGTAGACAATCAAG CTAAAAGCCCTACAACTACTCAATCTCCTAAATCTTCTTTCTTGGCAAGTTTAAATCCTAAAACATGGGGAAGATTGAGCACACAGTCCAACAGTAATAATATTGAACCAGCACGAACAGCAGGAGTAAGTGGTCTTGCAAGGGCTGCTTCCAAGGATACCATTTCCAATAACAG agaaaaaattaaGGGCTGGATTAAGGAGCAAGCCCATAAATTTGTAGAACGTTATTTTAGTTCTGAAAACATGGATGGAAGCAATCCTGCACTAAATGTATTACAGAGACTTTGCACTGCAACTGAACAACTCAACCTCCAG GTGGATGGTGGAACAGAGTGCCTTGTAGAAATCCGTAGCATTGTCTCGGAGTCTGACGTCTCCTCATTTGAAATCCAGCATAGTGGGTTTGTTAAACAACTGCTGCTTTATTTGACATCTAAAAGTGAGAAGGATGCTGTAAGCAGGGATATCAGATTGAAAAgatttcttcatgtatttttttcttctcca CTTCCTGGAGAAGAACCCCTTGGAAGATTAGAGCCATTAGAAAATGCACCTTTGTTGGCGTTAGTCCATAAAATGAACAACTGCCTCAGTCAGATGGAGCAGTTTCCTGTCAAAGTGCATGACTTCCCTAGTGGAAATGGAACAGGGAGCAG tTTTTCTCTTAACAGAGGATCCCAagctttaaaattcttcaaTACACATCAATTAAAATGCCAACTGCAAAGACATCCAGACTGTGCTAATGTGAAACAGTGGAAAGGTGGACCTGTGAAGATTGATCCTCTGGCTTTGGTACAAGCCATTGAAAGATACCTTGTAGTTAgag GCTATGGAAGAGTTAGAGAAGACGATGAGGATAGTGATGATGATGGGTCAGATGAAGAAATAGATGAATCTTTG gcTGCTCAATTCTTAAATTCAGGGAATGTGAGACATAGACTGCAATTTTACATTGGAGATCACTTGCTGCCGTACAATATGACTGTGTATCAAGCAGTTAGGCAGTACAGTTTGCAagctgaggaggagagggagtCTACAGATGATGAAAGCAACCCATTAGGAAGAGCTGGGATTTGGACAAAAACGCATACCATCTG GTACAAACCTGTGCGAGAGGATGAAGATGGTAATAAGGACTGTGTTGGTGGTAAAAGAGGAAGAGCACAAACTGCTCCCACGAAAACTTCCCCCAGAAATTCTAAAAAGCACGATGAATTGTGGCATG aTGGTGTATGCCCTTCGGTATTAAATCCTCTAGAAGTTTACCTCATATCTTCCCCACCTGAAAACATAACATTTGAAGATCCCTCATTAGATGTTATTCTTCTTTTGAGAGTTCTACATGCTATCAGTCGATACTGGTATTACTTGTATGAT AATGCAATCTGCAAGGAGATAATTCCAACCTCAGAGTTTATCAACAGTAAActgacagcaaaagcaaacaggCAGCTTCAGGATCCTTTGGTAATTATGACAGGAAACATACCAACTTGGCTGACAGAACTTGGAAAAACATG cccatttttctttccatttgatACCCGTCAAATGCTGTTTTATGTAACTGCTTTTGATCGTGATCGAGCCATGCAAAGACTACTGGATACTAATCCAGAAATCAATCAATCAGATTCTCAGGATAGCAGAGTGGCACCACGACtggacaggaaaaaa CGCACTGTGAACAGAGATGAGCTGTTGAAACAGGCAGAATCTGTGATGCAGGATCTAGGCAGTTCAAGAGCCATGTTGGAAATCCAGTATGAGAATGAA GTTGGCACAGGCCTAGGCCCCACGCTAGAGTTCTATGCACTTGTATCTCAGGAACTACAGAGAGCAGACTTAGGCCtttggaggggagaagaagTAACTTTAGCCAATCCAAAAG GAAGCCAGGAAGGTACCAAGTACATCCATAACCTTCAAGGTCTTTTTGCACTTCCTTTTGGTAGAACAGCCAAGCCAGCTCACATTGCAAAAGTTAAAATGAAGTTCCGCTTTCTGGGAAAACTAATGGCCAAGGCAATCATGGATTTTAGACTG GTGGACCTTCCTCTTGGACTTCCTTTTTATAAATGGATGCTACGACAGGAAACTTCCTTGACATCGCATGACTTGTTCAGTATTGATCCAGTAGTAGCCAAATCAATATATCACCTTGAAGACATTgtaagacaaaagaaaagacttgAGCAGGACAAAACACAG ACCAAAGAAAGTCTACAGTATGCATTGGAGGCTCTGACTATGAATGGCTGCTCAGTGGAAGATCTAGGGCTGGACTTCACACTTCCTGGGTTTCCTAATATAGAActgaaaaaagggggaaaagataCACCAGTCACCATCCACAATTTAGAGGAGTATCTCAGA tTGGTTATATTCTGGGCACTAAATGAAGGTGTTGCCAGACAGTTTGACTCATTCAGAGATGGATTTGAATCAGTCTTCCCCCTCAGTCATCTTCAGTACTTCTATCCTGAGGAG ttGGAGCAGCTCTTGTGTGGCAGTAAAACGGACACTTGGGATGCAAAGACTTTAATGGAATGTTGCAGGCCAGATCACGGTTATACGCATGACAG TCGAGCAGTGAAGTATCTTTTTGAAATTCTCAGTAGCTTTGATAGTGAGCAGCAAAgactgtttcttcagtttgtgACGGGTAGCCCCAGACTGCCTGTAGGAG GCTTTCGAAGTTTGAACCCTCCGTTGACAATTGTACGCAAGACATTTGAGTCTACAGAGAATCCAGATGATTTCTTACCCTCAGTAATGACTTGTGTGAACTATCTCAAATTGCCGGACTATTCAACTATTGAGATAATGCGTGAAAAACTCTTGATAGCTGCAAGAGAAGGGCAGCAGTCATTCCATCTTTCCTGA